The proteins below come from a single uncultured Carboxylicivirga sp. genomic window:
- the atpE gene encoding ATP synthase F0 subunit C yields MEGLSLTAVGLGLIVIGVGIGIGKLAGSALEAMARQPEISSKIQTAMIIAAALIEGVALFAIVVAMMKG; encoded by the coding sequence ATGGAAGGTTTGTCATTGACCGCAGTTGGTTTAGGTCTAATTGTAATTGGAGTTGGAATCGGAATAGGTAAATTAGCCGGAAGTGCTCTGGAAGCCATGGCTCGTCAACCTGAGATCAGTTCTAAAATTCAAACTGCAATGATTATTGCTGCTGCCTTGATTGAAGGTGTTGCCTTATTTGCCATTGTAGTTGCTATGATGAAAGGATAA
- the atpB gene encoding F0F1 ATP synthase subunit A, whose translation MRHIKQILLLISLCFSLSAFASEEHSDDKADGFDPLELINHHISDSHEWQVISYSNSEGEEVRFSIPLPVILYVDGNLDIFMSSVFHHGENVVKRGDKYYALHHNKIYLTDELGTIHYDDAHNIVNDSPIDVSITRNVASMFMSAVILLLLFISVARRYGKEPKAPKGVQSFIEPIIVFVRDDIGIAQIGKGKYERYMPYLLTVFFFIWINNLIGLVPFFPGGSNLTGNISVTMLLAIITYLVTSLTASKSYWKHIFWMPGVPVPIRIMLSGIEFIGTLTKPFALMIRLMANITAGHIVILSLFSLIFVMKSYAIAPVSIVMALMMFMLELLVAALQAYIFTLLSALFIGMAVNEEEEH comes from the coding sequence ATGCGACACATAAAACAGATTTTACTACTGATAAGCCTTTGTTTTAGTTTATCAGCGTTTGCCTCAGAAGAACATTCGGACGATAAAGCGGATGGGTTTGATCCGTTAGAGCTGATTAATCACCATATCTCAGATTCACACGAATGGCAGGTTATTTCATATAGTAACAGTGAAGGAGAAGAAGTAAGGTTTTCAATTCCTTTACCAGTTATATTATATGTAGATGGTAATTTAGATATTTTTATGTCTTCAGTATTTCATCATGGAGAAAACGTTGTAAAACGAGGTGATAAATATTATGCATTGCATCACAATAAAATTTACTTAACTGATGAACTAGGTACCATTCATTATGATGATGCCCATAATATAGTAAATGATAGTCCTATAGATGTGTCGATTACACGTAATGTAGCATCGATGTTTATGAGTGCAGTTATATTACTGTTGTTATTTATTTCTGTAGCCCGTAGATACGGAAAAGAGCCAAAGGCTCCCAAGGGTGTACAATCGTTTATCGAGCCTATAATCGTATTTGTTCGTGATGATATTGGAATTGCCCAAATTGGAAAAGGAAAATATGAACGGTATATGCCGTATTTACTAACCGTCTTCTTTTTTATTTGGATAAATAACCTTATTGGTTTGGTTCCTTTCTTTCCTGGAGGAAGTAATTTAACTGGAAATATTTCGGTTACTATGTTATTGGCAATTATAACCTATTTAGTAACTTCATTAACAGCTTCAAAATCGTATTGGAAACATATTTTTTGGATGCCTGGAGTTCCAGTACCCATTAGAATTATGCTTTCAGGAATTGAATTTATTGGTACATTAACAAAACCATTTGCATTAATGATTCGTTTGATGGCCAATATAACAGCTGGGCATATTGTAATACTGAGTTTGTTTTCGCTCATATTTGTTATGAAATCTTATGCAATTGCACCTGTTTCAATAGTCATGGCATTAATGATGTTTATGCTTGAGTTATTGGTAGCTGCATTGCAAGCTTATATTTTCACCTTATTGTCTGCCTTATTTATTGGAATGGCAGTTAATGAAGAAGAAGAACATTAA
- a CDS encoding polymer-forming cytoskeletal protein, giving the protein MAKNFEPENKLPNMIGPGTKIKGDLETNGDIKIDGTVEGNIVSKGRVLIGQNGVVKGDVKCTNCDIYGHFDGKILITELLSLKSSSKLTGDVKTGKLSIEPGAIFTGTCDMAGDSTTATSAKPNVQK; this is encoded by the coding sequence ATGGCGAAAAATTTCGAACCGGAGAACAAGTTGCCAAATATGATTGGCCCGGGAACAAAGATAAAGGGTGATTTAGAAACTAATGGAGACATTAAAATTGACGGAACCGTTGAAGGAAATATAGTTTCTAAAGGTCGTGTTTTGATTGGTCAAAATGGGGTGGTAAAAGGTGATGTTAAATGTACTAACTGTGATATATATGGTCATTTCGATGGCAAGATCTTAATAACAGAGTTATTGTCATTGAAATCATCTAGCAAGCTTACTGGAGATGTTAAAACTGGTAAGTTGTCGATTGAACCCGGTGCTATCTTTACTGGTACTTGTGATATGGCAGGTGATTCAACAACAGCAACTTCTGCTAAACCCAATGTTCAAAAATAA
- a CDS encoding adenylate/guanylate cyclase domain-containing protein — MISKNTFAYSSLPIQKSIFNIYIEDEDKQLILDQNCDSVINVGSSFSFCWNRPKEDWNLIRYRLVPYNTQWTKWSNRCNQSYFNVSSGRYVFQIQNSNGVEIDFEIKVEKELSGLIGGYFVLSFIFLLIIGVMVLLFKQRINSATRMVELKLKKEYRMKFKAGQEKSGELANAVKSQGRVRSRKYQKVTVLFADIQGFTRIVEHINPEKLIDELDRFFIYFDEVVERYHIEKIKTIGDAYMCAGGLPNKNRTNPIEVVLAGIEMQHFMEENKKKHTEDYGFWELRIGIHTGPVISGEIGRKNVSFDIWGDTVNIASRMESSGTAGMINVTGITYQLIKEFFVCEYRGKMPIKYKGETDMYYVKRIKDDLASDEMGVKPNTKFFIKLQHIRFGDLEEYVINKLEAELGDELYYHSKEHTQDVLTQIEIIARCENVSEEDLLLLKTAALLHDVGFIFEYDNHEDNSITFAKEILPKYNYVDYQIEQIVELIDVTKVGKKPRNFMEKIMKDADLDYLGRADFIPVSENLYRELNSHGRKVDLEQWNRMQFEFISNHTYYTHTARNLRQVNKEKQLQKLKELIDL, encoded by the coding sequence TTGATTTCTAAAAATACCTTTGCATACTCCTCCTTACCAATTCAAAAATCCATATTTAATATATATATAGAAGATGAAGATAAGCAGCTAATTCTTGATCAAAATTGTGATAGTGTTATAAATGTAGGTAGTTCATTTTCTTTCTGTTGGAATAGGCCAAAAGAGGATTGGAATCTCATTAGATATAGATTAGTTCCTTATAATACTCAATGGACAAAATGGAGTAATCGCTGTAATCAGAGTTATTTTAATGTGTCTTCTGGTAGATATGTTTTTCAGATTCAAAATTCTAATGGTGTAGAAATAGATTTTGAAATAAAAGTCGAAAAGGAGTTGTCTGGATTAATTGGTGGATATTTCGTTTTAAGTTTCATTTTTCTTTTAATAATCGGAGTGATGGTTCTTCTGTTTAAGCAAAGAATAAACAGTGCCACTCGTATGGTTGAGTTAAAGCTGAAGAAAGAGTATAGAATGAAATTTAAGGCAGGTCAAGAGAAGAGTGGAGAGCTGGCTAATGCGGTGAAATCGCAAGGACGAGTTAGATCAAGAAAGTATCAAAAGGTTACGGTTTTGTTTGCAGATATTCAGGGGTTTACTAGGATTGTAGAGCATATAAATCCTGAAAAACTTATCGATGAGTTAGATCGTTTCTTTATTTATTTCGATGAGGTGGTTGAAAGATATCATATTGAAAAAATTAAAACCATTGGAGATGCTTACATGTGTGCTGGTGGCTTACCTAATAAAAATAGAACAAATCCTATTGAAGTTGTATTGGCTGGTATTGAGATGCAACATTTCATGGAGGAAAATAAAAAGAAACATACCGAAGATTATGGGTTTTGGGAATTAAGAATTGGTATTCATACAGGTCCTGTAATATCAGGAGAGATTGGTCGTAAAAATGTTTCATTCGATATATGGGGAGATACAGTTAATATCGCATCCAGGATGGAAAGCTCCGGCACTGCTGGAATGATTAATGTAACGGGAATAACTTATCAGTTAATTAAGGAATTTTTTGTTTGTGAATATCGTGGAAAAATGCCTATCAAATATAAAGGAGAGACTGATATGTATTATGTCAAAAGAATTAAGGATGATTTGGCTAGTGATGAAATGGGAGTAAAACCTAATACAAAGTTTTTTATCAAACTGCAGCATATTCGTTTTGGTGATCTTGAAGAATATGTGATAAATAAATTGGAGGCCGAATTAGGAGATGAGTTGTATTATCATTCAAAAGAGCATACGCAAGATGTATTAACTCAAATTGAGATAATTGCGCGTTGCGAAAATGTCTCAGAGGAAGACTTATTGTTGTTAAAAACGGCTGCTTTATTGCATGATGTTGGGTTTATTTTTGAATATGATAATCATGAAGATAACAGTATAACGTTTGCAAAAGAAATTCTCCCAAAATATAATTATGTCGATTATCAGATAGAGCAGATTGTGGAGTTAATTGATGTGACAAAAGTGGGTAAAAAGCCGCGAAATTTTATGGAAAAGATTATGAAGGACGCAGATCTGGATTACCTTGGGCGAGCTGATTTTATTCCGGTATCAGAGAATTTATATCGCGAACTTAATTCCCATGGTAGAAAAGTTGATCTTGAACAATGGAATCGAATGCAATTTGAATTTATCTCTAATCACACCTATTATACACATACCGCGCGAAATTTAAGACAAGTCAATAAAGAAAAGCAACTTCAAAAGCTCAAGGAATTAATTGATCTATAA
- a CDS encoding universal stress protein produces the protein METSKNTILVPYDFTEVTTTAVQHAIIVAKKLDAEILLLHIVKKDTMIAEQETQLLASAQKMKDDWGVLPKTMVKEGTIFKTINEVVEELNCLLVVMGTHGMKGLQKLTGSWALKVIVGSQVPYLVVQAPPKHNEYNNVVFPVDYKTENKEKLKWVDFINKMFKSKTHIFANASKEGILDNRTKANVVFSKRFMEEREINYELTLSEGESSFSQETIQYAKDIEADMVLIMTTRDIGFHDYVLGAYEQYIIANNAQIPVLVMNPRTDLMKYGYGGFG, from the coding sequence ATGGAGACATCAAAAAACACAATTTTAGTTCCGTACGATTTTACAGAAGTTACAACAACAGCTGTTCAACACGCAATTATTGTAGCAAAAAAATTAGATGCGGAAATTCTTTTATTGCACATTGTTAAAAAAGACACAATGATTGCTGAACAAGAAACGCAATTATTGGCAAGTGCACAGAAAATGAAAGATGATTGGGGAGTTTTACCCAAAACAATGGTTAAAGAAGGTACAATCTTCAAAACCATTAATGAAGTAGTTGAAGAGTTAAATTGCCTGCTTGTGGTGATGGGGACTCATGGTATGAAAGGCTTGCAAAAATTAACAGGTAGTTGGGCACTTAAAGTAATTGTTGGATCACAGGTTCCTTATTTAGTAGTACAAGCACCACCTAAACACAACGAATACAACAATGTTGTTTTTCCTGTTGATTATAAAACTGAAAATAAAGAAAAGCTTAAATGGGTTGATTTTATCAACAAGATGTTTAAGTCAAAAACTCATATTTTCGCTAATGCATCTAAAGAAGGCATTCTCGACAATCGTACAAAGGCAAATGTTGTTTTTTCAAAACGTTTTATGGAAGAACGAGAAATTAATTATGAATTAACTCTTTCTGAAGGAGAATCGTCATTTTCACAAGAAACTATTCAATACGCAAAAGATATTGAGGCTGATATGGTTCTTATAATGACAACACGTGATATTGGATTTCATGATTACGTATTAGGAGCCTATGAACAATACATCATTGCCAACAATGCACAAATTCCTGTATTGGTTATGAATCCTCGTACCGACTTAATGAAATATGGTTACGGAGGTTTTGGTTGA
- a CDS encoding non-canonical purine NTP diphosphatase yields MELVFATNNINKLKEIQSAIGLHIQLKTLADINCIEDIPETKDTIEGNAIQKAEYIYNKYNMNCFADDTGLEIEALNGEPGVYSARYAGPQRDSNDNMDKVLSLLKDKSNRKARFKTVIALIMDGKTHLFEGIVDGIILNNKTGSEGFGYDPIFQPIGFSQSFAQMSLKEKNTISHRARAVYKLVEFLK; encoded by the coding sequence ATGGAATTGGTATTTGCCACAAACAACATAAACAAGCTAAAAGAAATTCAATCTGCAATAGGATTGCATATCCAACTAAAAACACTGGCGGATATTAATTGCATTGAAGATATTCCTGAAACAAAGGATACAATTGAAGGTAATGCAATACAAAAAGCAGAATATATTTACAACAAATACAATATGAATTGTTTTGCAGATGATACAGGACTTGAAATCGAAGCATTAAATGGAGAACCTGGAGTATATTCGGCACGTTATGCAGGACCACAACGAGATTCCAACGATAACATGGATAAGGTTTTAAGTCTTTTGAAAGATAAATCAAATCGAAAAGCAAGATTTAAAACCGTTATTGCTCTTATTATGGATGGTAAAACTCATTTATTCGAAGGAATTGTAGATGGCATCATCCTAAACAACAAAACAGGATCAGAAGGATTTGGATATGATCCTATTTTTCAACCAATTGGCTTTTCGCAATCATTTGCCCAAATGTCACTAAAAGAGAAAAACACAATCAGTCACAGAGCCAGAGCGGTTTACAAACTTGTTGAATTTCTTAAATAA
- a CDS encoding two-component regulator propeller domain-containing protein: MSKAIIIVLLLFFSIIPTKAQWTNNWQDHFSYRQPNLIAESESYIIAANSTGLTIYDYSTGQSRKKSIVTGLSDVDISAISSIGNDRFIIGYENGNIDILSNSGVINIPDLKNKQLQGSKTINHFSINGDIVYCSTNFGILVFNSNKLEISDTYYLGLESSNLVIHQCTTLNNKIYAATERGLLMADLDDPLLAYYKSWSEIGNTNEDYFGVSPFQNKLITVSRSGSNPYQILIGNKNEWDRIKNTSGYRNIGVSNDSFIITEANRITRYNSNREVIETITYYSNAELEDPTIRANQCIFSSSKQAYLIADNIKGLGIIEGENEDFILPDGPYSNNATELLFSPHGLYSLAGGLTADYNNSSRRAEFSLYQNNHWTSYRNTIRDDNYLWRDLIRVCDTPTDDDIVYMSSWGGGIFVVKQGQVINHYNHFDSNCTLENIFPDGNQNFVRVGGIASDSDGNIWMSNAYASNGISIREGSDTSKWQGYNYETLNNLHSTGNFMISQNDYVWVIIPRTEKKGLLVINPNRTPLDQTDDQYRGPISNSLETDHRNIGILKIWDESGDEITNQVNCITEDKSGYIWLGTDKGVVVYYRPWTIFSETYPIASRIKIPRNDGTNQADYLLEKENITSIVIDGANRKWIGTQASGLFLVSDDGITTYESFNTNNSPLPSNTINSIAIDPNSGDVFIATQKGIVSYKGKATEGSESLNAIYSYPNPVREDYSGDITITGLVKDSYVKITTISGKLVYETRSLGGKAYWNGRNLKGQKVKSGVYIAYISSEDGSDVETTKIMIVR; the protein is encoded by the coding sequence ATGAGTAAAGCAATCATCATAGTCTTATTATTATTTTTTTCCATTATCCCAACAAAAGCACAGTGGACAAATAATTGGCAGGATCATTTTTCTTACCGCCAACCCAATCTTATTGCTGAAAGTGAATCATACATTATTGCAGCAAACTCTACAGGGCTAACCATATACGATTATTCGACAGGACAAAGTAGAAAAAAAAGCATTGTTACTGGCTTAAGTGATGTTGATATCAGTGCAATATCATCAATAGGAAATGACCGGTTTATTATTGGCTATGAAAACGGAAACATAGACATTCTTTCGAACAGCGGAGTTATTAACATCCCAGACTTAAAGAATAAACAATTACAAGGTAGCAAAACAATCAATCATTTCTCGATTAATGGTGATATTGTATACTGTAGTACAAATTTTGGAATATTAGTATTCAATAGTAATAAATTAGAAATATCAGACACCTATTACCTTGGATTAGAGTCTTCAAATTTAGTTATCCACCAATGTACTACTCTAAACAATAAGATATATGCAGCAACAGAGAGGGGATTGCTAATGGCCGATTTAGATGATCCTTTACTGGCTTATTACAAATCATGGTCTGAAATTGGTAATACTAATGAAGATTACTTTGGCGTATCTCCATTTCAAAATAAATTAATCACGGTCTCAAGATCTGGGAGTAATCCGTATCAGATTTTGATAGGTAACAAAAATGAATGGGATAGAATAAAAAACACAAGTGGTTACAGAAATATAGGAGTTAGTAATGATTCTTTCATCATTACAGAAGCCAACCGTATAACACGCTATAATTCCAATCGGGAAGTAATAGAAACAATTACCTATTATTCGAACGCAGAGTTAGAAGATCCGACAATTCGAGCGAATCAATGTATTTTTTCATCATCAAAACAAGCATATTTAATAGCTGATAATATTAAAGGACTAGGTATAATCGAAGGAGAGAATGAAGACTTTATTTTACCAGACGGACCTTATTCTAATAACGCAACTGAACTACTTTTTTCGCCCCATGGCTTATACAGTTTAGCTGGAGGTCTCACAGCTGATTACAATAATTCAAGCAGACGAGCTGAATTTTCATTATATCAAAATAATCATTGGACTAGTTATAGAAATACTATTCGTGATGACAATTATTTATGGCGTGATCTAATCCGGGTTTGTGACACTCCAACGGATGATGATATCGTATATATGTCGTCTTGGGGCGGTGGTATTTTTGTTGTTAAACAGGGCCAAGTCATCAATCACTACAATCATTTTGACAGTAATTGTACTCTGGAGAACATTTTCCCAGATGGGAATCAGAATTTTGTTCGAGTAGGAGGTATAGCCAGTGATAGTGATGGCAACATATGGATGTCTAATGCATATGCATCAAATGGAATTTCTATTAGAGAAGGTTCTGACACATCAAAGTGGCAAGGCTACAATTACGAAACACTTAATAATCTTCACAGCACTGGAAATTTTATGATTTCTCAAAACGATTATGTTTGGGTAATTATTCCTCGTACTGAAAAAAAAGGTTTATTAGTAATCAATCCAAATAGAACACCTCTCGATCAAACTGACGATCAATATAGAGGTCCAATTAGTAATTCGTTAGAAACAGATCATAGAAATATTGGCATATTAAAAATATGGGACGAATCAGGGGATGAAATAACAAATCAAGTTAATTGCATTACGGAGGATAAGAGCGGATATATATGGCTTGGTACAGACAAAGGTGTTGTTGTATATTATCGACCTTGGACTATTTTTAGTGAAACATATCCAATAGCAAGTAGAATAAAAATTCCTAGAAATGATGGCACTAATCAAGCCGATTACCTATTAGAGAAGGAAAACATAACAAGTATTGTAATTGATGGTGCAAATAGAAAATGGATTGGCACGCAAGCTTCTGGACTTTTCTTAGTCTCAGATGATGGCATAACAACTTACGAATCATTTAATACTAATAACTCCCCTCTACCTTCAAATACCATTAATAGTATCGCCATTGACCCTAATTCTGGCGACGTATTTATTGCAACACAAAAAGGTATTGTTTCTTATAAAGGGAAAGCAACCGAAGGAAGTGAAAGCTTGAACGCAATTTATTCGTATCCAAATCCTGTAAGAGAAGACTATTCAGGTGACATTACAATAACAGGACTTGTAAAAGATAGCTATGTTAAGATTACTACAATTAGTGGTAAACTAGTTTATGAAACACGTTCATTAGGTGGTAAAGCATACTGGAATGGGAGAAATCTTAAAGGTCAGAAAGTTAAATCTGGAGTTTACATAGCTTATATCTCGTCGGAAGATGGTAGTGATGTTGAAACAACCAAAATAATGATTGTTCGATAG
- a CDS encoding Gfo/Idh/MocA family oxidoreductase, translating to MQKLKIGVLGVSNHFIKRIVLPIQQLVDVELHAIASRSEIKAQELAKDFCIPNGYGSYQQLLDNKNIDAVYIPLPNHLHAEWIKKTADSGKHILCEKPLCLNTDEAKEAIEYAQKKGVLLMEAFMYKFHPQWQLVKDIIRTNNIGQINYIHTSFSYNNPSPTNIRNIVEYGGGAIRDIGCYAISVPRFIMDKEPLQVVSQISKHPEFKTDMLSSALMDFGGTRASFHVSTTSNNYQRVEIIATSGHIVIHLPFNTYPDTSAKVTIQSAIGSREVSFNPVDQYGLMFSKFAQTIINKSTLPFSADDALLNQKVMDAIFRSAATNRWEHVD from the coding sequence ATGCAAAAACTAAAAATTGGCGTATTAGGCGTTTCAAACCATTTCATTAAAAGAATAGTACTTCCTATTCAACAATTAGTAGATGTTGAATTACATGCTATTGCCTCCCGATCTGAAATTAAAGCCCAAGAACTTGCAAAAGATTTTTGCATACCCAATGGTTATGGTAGTTACCAACAACTATTAGATAACAAAAATATTGATGCCGTATATATACCTCTTCCTAACCATTTACATGCAGAATGGATAAAAAAAACAGCCGACTCTGGCAAACATATCCTATGCGAAAAACCATTATGCCTAAATACCGATGAGGCAAAAGAAGCAATTGAATATGCACAAAAAAAAGGTGTTCTTTTAATGGAAGCTTTTATGTACAAATTTCATCCACAATGGCAATTAGTTAAAGATATCATTCGAACTAACAACATTGGTCAAATTAACTATATTCATACTTCTTTCTCCTATAATAATCCATCACCAACAAACATTCGGAACATTGTCGAATATGGAGGAGGAGCAATTCGAGACATTGGTTGTTACGCCATCTCTGTCCCTCGCTTTATAATGGACAAAGAACCATTACAAGTAGTAAGTCAAATTTCAAAACATCCTGAATTTAAAACAGACATGTTATCTTCAGCCCTGATGGATTTTGGCGGAACACGTGCTTCTTTTCACGTTAGTACAACATCCAACAATTACCAACGTGTTGAAATTATTGCTACTTCCGGACATATTGTCATTCACCTTCCTTTTAACACTTACCCCGATACATCAGCGAAAGTAACCATACAAAGTGCTATAGGTTCGCGTGAAGTTAGTTTTAATCCAGTTGATCAATATGGTTTGATGTTCAGTAAATTTGCACAAACAATAATTAACAAATCAACACTTCCTTTTAGTGCCGACGATGCCTTGTTAAACCAAAAGGTAATGGATGCTATATTTAGATCTGCGGCAACAAACAGATGGGAGCATGTTGATTAA
- a CDS encoding SiaB family protein kinase, giving the protein MDKKNENQGFLDFAYQMYKSMKTNEINLVYEGEVTQEITKTFTSLTERNLAKSEESNTVQRKVFNVMVECLQNISKHADSLSDEEEDRRGIVMVSHGEDSYNIITGNVIKNEKVEDLQKTLEQVNSLDKKGLSDLYKQQMREGRISDKGGAGLGFIDIAKKTGSKLGYQFKELNKEVSFFILTSTIKRT; this is encoded by the coding sequence ATGGATAAAAAGAACGAAAATCAAGGTTTTCTAGATTTTGCTTACCAAATGTACAAAAGCATGAAAACCAATGAGATTAATTTGGTTTACGAAGGTGAAGTGACCCAAGAAATCACAAAAACCTTTACCTCATTAACTGAAAGAAATCTTGCAAAATCAGAAGAATCAAACACTGTTCAGCGAAAAGTGTTTAACGTAATGGTAGAATGTCTTCAAAACATTAGCAAACATGCTGACTCGTTATCTGACGAAGAAGAAGACCGCAGAGGTATTGTTATGGTAAGCCACGGCGAAGATAGTTATAACATTATAACTGGTAATGTTATTAAAAACGAGAAAGTTGAAGACCTTCAGAAAACCCTTGAACAAGTTAATAGCCTTGATAAAAAAGGCTTATCAGATCTTTACAAGCAACAGATGCGAGAAGGACGTATATCTGACAAAGGTGGTGCCGGCCTAGGCTTTATTGATATTGCTAAAAAAACCGGTAGTAAACTAGGATATCAATTTAAAGAACTAAATAAAGAGGTTAGCTTTTTTATTTTAACATCAACAATTAAACGCACTTAA
- a CDS encoding DUF1987 domain-containing protein has protein sequence MELINIKGTDDTPNVILDKENAKFEISGRSLPEDVNMFYEPILEWIDAYAEAPCEKTEFNFKLEYFNTASSKIILDILLKFEEIVENGNDVVINWHYHEEEEDMLEAGEEYADIVDIHFEYVAYTD, from the coding sequence ATGGAACTTATAAACATTAAGGGAACTGACGATACCCCCAATGTAATTCTTGATAAAGAAAACGCAAAGTTTGAAATTTCAGGTCGTTCGCTACCCGAAGATGTAAACATGTTTTATGAACCAATTTTGGAATGGATTGATGCTTATGCAGAAGCCCCATGTGAAAAAACAGAATTCAATTTCAAACTTGAGTATTTCAATACTGCTTCTTCAAAAATCATTCTCGACATTCTTTTAAAATTCGAAGAAATTGTTGAAAACGGTAATGATGTAGTTATCAACTGGCATTATCACGAAGAAGAAGAAGATATGCTTGAAGCGGGAGAAGAATATGCCGACATTGTTGATATTCATTTCGAATACGTTGCATATACCGACTAA